One genomic region from Natrarchaeobius halalkaliphilus encodes:
- a CDS encoding universal stress protein — protein MATAGRTGTSRELIGSVAERVVRSSPVPVVTINADEY, from the coding sequence ATGGCAACCGCCGGCCGGACGGGGACGTCTCGAGAACTGATCGGAAGCGTTGCCGAGCGAGTCGTCCGATCGTCGCCGGTTCCGGTCGTCACGATCAACGCGGACGAGTATTGA
- a CDS encoding CDP-2,3-bis-(O-geranylgeranyl)-sn-glycerol synthase: MAVLETVVIAFWAMLPAYVPNNAAVLAGGGRPIDGGRTWGGSRLLGDGKTWRGTAAGIAAGLALAAVLTLVADDVSAAIGIDVPAFTPLAALGLAAGAMLGDIFASFLKRRTGRQRGAMFPGLDQLDFVVVSLPLTALIATGWFLEVFTWGVILVVVVLTPILHVTTNVIAYKLGLKNEPW; encoded by the coding sequence ATGGCAGTACTCGAGACAGTCGTGATCGCGTTCTGGGCGATGTTACCGGCGTACGTCCCCAACAACGCGGCGGTGCTGGCCGGGGGCGGACGGCCGATCGACGGCGGTCGCACGTGGGGCGGTTCGCGGCTCCTCGGTGATGGAAAGACCTGGCGAGGAACGGCCGCCGGGATCGCGGCCGGCCTCGCGCTCGCGGCCGTCCTGACGCTGGTGGCCGACGACGTCAGCGCCGCTATCGGGATCGACGTTCCCGCGTTCACGCCGCTCGCCGCGCTCGGGCTCGCGGCCGGGGCGATGCTCGGTGACATCTTCGCGTCGTTTCTCAAACGCAGAACGGGGAGACAGCGCGGTGCGATGTTCCCCGGCCTCGATCAACTCGATTTCGTCGTCGTCTCGCTTCCGCTGACCGCGCTGATCGCCACCGGCTGGTTCCTCGAGGTGTTCACCTGGGGCGTGATCCTCGTCGTCGTCGTGCTCACGCCGATCCTGCACGTGACGACGAACGTAATCGCGTACAAGTTGGGATTGAAAAACGAGCCCTGGTAA
- a CDS encoding BCCT family transporter, with protein sequence MVERFFDELDPVVFLFGALLSVGVIVAFFVDRQAVASGISTVHDQTLSYLSWALLVIVFLIVVFLLFLIVGPWGKIKLGDEDPEYSFLSFFAMLYSAGFAAGVVFWGPTEGLFYYDDPNPLFGVAGGSSEAMSIAVQQTLFHWALPQLAVFTIMGLAIGYFAYNYDNVPLRVSSALTPILGAENLDGPVAKVIDILAVFATIGGVATSLGFIGSQFVTGLNYQWGIDFGDTGILLVVTTMTILFTISMVLGIDKGIRRLSNFNMGLFVVLMLATFIVGPTMFLLLLGSQAMGGMISDFVSMSLYTGAGDEGGTAWVEGWTVFYWAWALSWSPFAGLFIARISKGRTVREVAFTGIVATSAATIPWFTFVGGSAIWAQHNGVADFGEVIAFEVGAEVTGFILFDAFPGGTVFMLAFLVLVTTFFITSADSSTLAVSMMTTGGKESPSTINRLFWGIVLGLTAAILMILGGEGGTDALQQAVIITGAPFAFVCLFAMLSLIRRFGVDHGKVLLQDETVLIGSSDGPTDDEPTAAVDPGDD encoded by the coding sequence ATGGTCGAGCGATTTTTCGACGAACTGGATCCCGTGGTTTTCCTGTTCGGGGCGTTGCTGTCGGTCGGCGTGATCGTGGCGTTCTTCGTCGACCGCCAGGCCGTGGCGAGCGGAATCAGCACCGTTCACGACCAGACGCTCAGCTATCTGAGCTGGGCGTTACTGGTGATCGTGTTCCTGATCGTCGTCTTCCTGTTGTTCCTGATCGTCGGGCCCTGGGGCAAGATCAAACTGGGCGACGAGGATCCCGAGTACAGCTTCCTCTCGTTTTTCGCGATGCTATATTCGGCCGGATTCGCCGCCGGTGTCGTGTTCTGGGGACCAACGGAGGGGTTGTTCTACTACGACGACCCGAATCCTCTGTTCGGCGTGGCTGGCGGCTCGAGCGAGGCGATGTCGATCGCCGTCCAGCAGACGCTGTTTCACTGGGCGCTGCCCCAGCTGGCGGTGTTTACGATCATGGGGCTGGCGATCGGCTACTTCGCGTACAACTACGATAACGTTCCGTTGCGCGTGTCCTCGGCACTGACGCCGATTCTCGGCGCGGAGAACCTGGACGGACCGGTCGCGAAGGTGATCGACATCCTCGCGGTCTTTGCGACCATCGGCGGCGTCGCGACGTCGCTCGGCTTCATCGGAAGTCAGTTCGTTACCGGACTCAACTACCAGTGGGGGATCGACTTCGGTGATACCGGTATCCTGCTGGTCGTGACGACGATGACGATCCTGTTTACGATATCGATGGTACTCGGAATCGACAAGGGAATTCGCCGACTTTCGAACTTCAACATGGGGCTGTTCGTCGTCCTCATGCTCGCGACGTTCATCGTGGGTCCCACGATGTTCCTGTTGTTGCTCGGCTCACAGGCGATGGGCGGCATGATAAGCGATTTCGTCTCGATGAGCCTCTACACCGGCGCGGGTGACGAAGGTGGAACCGCGTGGGTCGAAGGCTGGACGGTCTTCTACTGGGCGTGGGCCCTCTCGTGGTCCCCGTTCGCCGGCCTGTTCATCGCCCGAATCTCGAAGGGGCGCACCGTTCGGGAGGTCGCTTTCACCGGAATCGTGGCTACCTCCGCTGCGACCATTCCGTGGTTTACCTTCGTCGGCGGATCCGCCATCTGGGCACAGCACAACGGGGTCGCAGACTTCGGTGAGGTCATCGCGTTCGAGGTCGGTGCCGAGGTGACCGGCTTCATCCTCTTCGATGCCTTCCCCGGCGGAACGGTATTCATGCTCGCGTTCCTCGTCCTCGTGACGACGTTCTTCATCACGTCGGCCGACTCCTCGACGCTCGCCGTCTCGATGATGACTACCGGGGGCAAGGAGAGTCCCTCGACGATCAACCGCCTCTTCTGGGGGATCGTCCTCGGACTGACCGCCGCGATCCTCATGATCCTCGGCGGCGAAGGCGGGACCGACGCACTCCAGCAAGCGGTCATCATTACCGGCGCACCGTTCGCGTTCGTCTGTCTCTTCGCTATGCTCTCGCTTATTCGACGGTTCGGCGTAGACCACGGCAAGGTGTTGCTCCAGGACGAGACGGTGCTCATCGGCTCGAGCGACGGACCAACCGACGACGAACCGACTGCCGCCGTCGATCCGGGCGACGACTGA
- a CDS encoding aminotransferase class III-fold pyridoxal phosphate-dependent enzyme, with protein MDRDTAEPDVGTFPGPNGREWVEFHGANAAPSEYSHEFVWDITREADGPFVTDVDGNVLLDFTCHIGAAPLGYNNEKILGKLREFDLVEPMKIAGQDMYFGAGPTPEESSVPGSSHLMEKLVSVSSQYGMDTVFLSNSGAEAVENAMKITNDHRAPAKYGVAFSGSFHGRTLGTLSVTKSKEVYTRRYPEISGIETVPFCADRTCDPGSCDCGFFASGGSQLRNALSPEGGYVDPDEIAFVVLEPIQGVGGYRFPSEAFMREVGDVADEYDIPLVVDEIQAGVGRTGEIWASDHYPIEPDVIASAKALRVGATISRSEVFPTEKNRLGSTFGGGDLLGSMIGAFTLEAIQEYDLLENATSRGTQAKELLRDDAPEYVEDVRGKGLMLAVTFDTAERRDAVVAESIDRGLLTLGCGAKTIRLLPPLDSSEREIELGVGIFLEAIEAAITTATQRTPR; from the coding sequence ATGGATAGGGACACGGCGGAACCCGACGTGGGGACGTTTCCCGGCCCGAACGGGCGCGAGTGGGTCGAGTTCCACGGGGCCAACGCGGCACCCAGCGAATACTCTCACGAGTTCGTCTGGGACATCACCCGCGAAGCCGACGGACCGTTCGTCACCGACGTCGACGGCAACGTTCTCCTCGATTTCACCTGTCACATCGGTGCGGCACCGCTCGGTTACAACAACGAGAAGATCCTCGGTAAGCTTCGGGAGTTCGACCTCGTCGAGCCGATGAAGATCGCCGGTCAGGACATGTACTTCGGGGCCGGACCGACGCCCGAGGAATCGTCCGTTCCCGGCTCGAGTCACCTGATGGAGAAACTGGTCTCGGTCTCGAGTCAGTACGGCATGGATACGGTCTTTCTCTCGAACTCCGGCGCGGAAGCCGTCGAGAACGCGATGAAGATCACCAACGACCACCGGGCACCGGCGAAGTACGGCGTCGCCTTCTCGGGGAGCTTTCACGGCCGCACGCTCGGAACGCTCTCGGTGACGAAATCGAAGGAGGTCTACACTCGACGCTACCCCGAAATCAGCGGAATCGAGACGGTTCCGTTCTGTGCGGATCGGACGTGCGATCCCGGCAGCTGTGACTGCGGATTCTTCGCGAGCGGCGGCTCGCAGCTTCGAAACGCGCTCTCACCGGAGGGCGGCTACGTCGACCCCGACGAAATCGCGTTCGTCGTCCTCGAGCCGATCCAGGGCGTCGGCGGCTACCGGTTCCCGAGCGAGGCGTTCATGCGGGAAGTCGGGGACGTCGCCGACGAGTACGACATTCCGCTGGTCGTCGACGAGATTCAGGCCGGAGTCGGACGAACGGGAGAGATCTGGGCGTCGGACCACTACCCGATCGAACCCGACGTCATCGCCAGCGCCAAGGCGCTTCGAGTCGGTGCGACCATCTCGCGTTCGGAGGTGTTCCCGACCGAAAAGAACCGGCTGGGATCGACGTTCGGCGGCGGCGATCTGCTCGGATCGATGATCGGCGCGTTCACGCTCGAGGCGATTCAGGAGTACGACCTGCTCGAGAACGCGACGAGCCGTGGTACGCAGGCAAAAGAGCTCCTCAGAGACGACGCACCCGAGTACGTCGAGGACGTTCGCGGAAAGGGGCTGATGCTCGCGGTCACGTTCGACACGGCCGAGCGACGCGACGCCGTCGTGGCGGAATCGATCGATCGCGGCCTGCTCACGCTGGGTTGTGGCGCGAAAACGATTCGCTTGCTCCCGCCGCTCGACTCGAGCGAGCGCGAGATCGAACTCGGCGTCGGAATCTTCCTCGAGGCGATCGAAGCGGCGATCACGACTGCGACTCAGCGCACTCCTCGGTGA
- a CDS encoding M24 family metallopeptidase, giving the protein MSRHVFDEAEYERRVRRTTERLREAELDAIVVADPANMNYLTGYDGWSFYVHQAVVVTAERDEPVWIGREMDANGARATTRLEDASIRSYSDDHVHSPYDLHPMDYVAGVLEELDVADGRIGLEMDASYFTAKSYTRLQRNLPEADFEDATLLVNWVRIEKSDAELEYMRQAARISENAMRAGLEAIEEGVPEYEAAAAIYDALITGTDEYGGDYPAIVPLMPSGDHTGTPHLTWTDRPFEAGDPVIIELSGCRNRYHSPLARTTFVGDPPAELERNAEIVVEGIEAALEAVEPGVTCEAVEEAWRETIAQYGLEKEDRIGYSMGLGYPPDWGEHTASIRPGDETVLEENMTFHMIPGIWTEDIGVEISETFHVTGRGAEPLADVPRRLFTS; this is encoded by the coding sequence ATGTCACGACACGTCTTCGACGAGGCGGAGTACGAACGGCGGGTTCGCAGGACGACAGAACGGTTGCGCGAGGCGGAACTCGACGCGATCGTCGTTGCCGATCCGGCGAACATGAACTACCTGACGGGGTACGACGGCTGGTCGTTTTACGTCCACCAGGCCGTCGTCGTCACCGCAGAGCGCGACGAACCGGTCTGGATCGGTCGGGAGATGGACGCAAACGGCGCGCGGGCAACGACTCGACTCGAGGACGCGAGCATCCGATCGTACAGCGACGATCACGTTCACTCGCCGTACGATCTGCATCCGATGGACTACGTCGCGGGCGTTCTCGAGGAACTCGACGTCGCGGACGGCCGGATCGGTCTCGAGATGGACGCCTCTTATTTCACCGCCAAATCCTATACGCGACTGCAACGGAACCTTCCCGAGGCAGACTTCGAGGACGCGACGCTGCTCGTCAACTGGGTTCGCATCGAGAAGTCGGACGCGGAACTCGAGTACATGCGCCAGGCCGCCCGAATCTCCGAGAACGCCATGCGAGCAGGTCTCGAGGCGATCGAGGAGGGCGTGCCGGAGTACGAGGCCGCGGCCGCGATTTACGACGCCCTCATCACCGGAACCGACGAGTACGGCGGGGATTACCCCGCGATAGTTCCGTTGATGCCCTCCGGCGATCACACCGGCACTCCCCACCTGACGTGGACGGACCGTCCATTCGAAGCGGGCGACCCGGTCATCATCGAGCTGTCGGGCTGTCGAAACCGGTATCACTCCCCGCTGGCGCGCACGACGTTCGTCGGTGACCCGCCCGCCGAACTCGAGCGAAACGCCGAGATCGTCGTCGAGGGGATCGAGGCCGCACTCGAGGCCGTAGAGCCGGGCGTCACCTGCGAAGCGGTCGAGGAGGCCTGGCGCGAGACGATCGCACAGTACGGCCTCGAGAAGGAAGATCGCATCGGCTACTCGATGGGACTCGGCTATCCGCCCGACTGGGGCGAGCACACCGCGAGTATTCGACCCGGCGACGAGACCGTTCTCGAAGAGAATATGACGTTCCACATGATACCCGGTATCTGGACGGAAGACATCGGCGTCGAGATCAGCGAAACGTTTCACGTAACCGGGCGTGGGGCGGAGCCACTCGCTGACGTTCCTCGTCGACTGTTCACCAGTTGA
- the gdhB gene encoding glutamate dehydrogenase GdhB: MTTNSTDDATGTDAPTEATTDTADVDSALVTARRQLERAATHADVDSGVVERLKHPTRVQRVSVPLERDDGTVEVFTGYRSQHDDVRGPYKGGLRYHPHVNAEECIGLSMWMTWKCAVMDLPFGGGKGGIAVDPKALSADEIERLTRRFAEELRDIVGPTRDVPAPDMGTDAQTMAWFMDAYSMQQGETIPGVVTGKPPVIGGSFGREEAPGRSTAIITREAVDHYGRDLSETTVAIQGFGSVGANAARLLEDWGATVVSVSDVNGAIYDPDGLDVQSIPTHDEEPEAVLEQDAPETLSNDEILELDVDVLIPAAIGNVLTADNADDVGADLVVEGANGPTTFAADAIFEERGVPVIPDILANAGGVTVSYFEWLQDINRRQWTLEEVNDELESKMLDAWNDVRSEVESKDLSWRDAAYVVALSRIAEAKAVRGLWP; encoded by the coding sequence ATGACAACGAATTCGACGGACGACGCGACCGGTACTGACGCACCGACCGAAGCAACGACCGACACCGCCGACGTCGACTCGGCGCTCGTCACCGCCCGTCGCCAGCTCGAGCGTGCCGCGACCCACGCGGACGTCGATTCGGGCGTCGTCGAGCGACTCAAGCATCCGACGCGCGTCCAGCGGGTGTCGGTCCCGCTCGAGCGAGACGACGGGACTGTCGAGGTGTTTACCGGCTACCGCTCACAGCACGACGACGTTCGCGGCCCATACAAAGGCGGCCTCCGCTATCATCCTCACGTCAACGCCGAGGAGTGTATCGGTCTCTCGATGTGGATGACCTGGAAGTGTGCCGTCATGGACCTCCCCTTCGGCGGCGGTAAGGGCGGGATCGCGGTCGATCCGAAGGCGCTGAGCGCCGACGAGATCGAGCGCCTCACCCGCCGGTTCGCCGAGGAACTTCGTGACATCGTCGGTCCGACGCGGGACGTCCCCGCACCGGACATGGGGACCGACGCCCAGACGATGGCCTGGTTCATGGACGCCTACTCGATGCAACAGGGCGAGACGATCCCCGGCGTGGTCACCGGAAAGCCACCCGTCATCGGGGGCAGTTTCGGACGCGAGGAGGCACCCGGTCGATCCACGGCGATCATCACCCGCGAGGCCGTCGATCACTACGGTCGTGACCTCTCCGAGACGACCGTCGCAATTCAGGGCTTCGGCAGCGTGGGTGCAAACGCCGCCCGGCTGCTCGAGGACTGGGGTGCAACCGTCGTCTCCGTCAGCGACGTCAACGGCGCGATCTACGACCCCGACGGGCTCGACGTCCAGTCGATCCCGACGCACGACGAAGAACCCGAGGCCGTCCTCGAACAGGACGCACCCGAGACGCTTTCCAACGACGAGATCCTCGAACTCGACGTCGACGTCCTCATTCCGGCCGCGATCGGGAACGTTCTCACCGCCGACAACGCCGACGACGTCGGCGCGGATCTCGTCGTCGAGGGCGCGAACGGTCCGACCACCTTCGCCGCGGATGCGATCTTCGAGGAGCGCGGGGTTCCGGTGATTCCGGACATCCTCGCCAACGCCGGCGGCGTGACGGTCAGCTACTTCGAGTGGCTCCAGGACATCAACCGCCGCCAGTGGACGCTCGAGGAGGTCAACGACGAACTCGAATCGAAGATGCTCGACGCCTGGAACGACGTTCGGTCCGAGGTCGAATCGAAGGACCTGTCGTGGCGCGATGCGGCCTACGTTGTCGCGCTCTCTCGCATTGCCGAGGCGAAGGCGGTTCGCGGCCTCTGGCCCTGA